In the Treponema maltophilum ATCC 51939 genome, CGATGACCGATTGTTCGCTCGCGCAAATCATGCCATTGTCGAAGGTTTTACTCAGCAAAATGGAACTGACCGCCGTTTTTATGTGCGCGCTTTCGTCGATAACGGCCGGCGTATTGCCCGAGCCGACGCCGATCGCGGGAGTTCCCGAAGAATAAGCGGCATGAACCATGCCCGGCCCGCCCGTTGCCAAAATCAAAGAAATTTTCGGGTGACGCATGAGGGCGGCCGAAAGCTCAACCGTCGGCTCGTCTATCCAGCCGATAATATCCTCCGGAGCGCCGATGGAAACCGCAATATCGCGTATGATTTTTGCGGCGGCAATCGTGCTCTTTTTGGCGCGCGGGTGCGGAGAAAAGATAATTCCGTTGCGCGTTTTAAGCGTAATCAAACTTTTAAAAATAGCGGTTGACGTGGGATTCGTCGTCGGAACGATACCGGCAATAACGCCCAACGGCTCGGCGATTTTCAAAACGCCCGCTTCGGGGTCGTGCTCGATAACGCCGCATGTACGCTCGTGCAGATATTTATTGAAAATATATTCGGCGGCAAAGTGGTTTTTTATCACCTTGTCTTCAAAAATTCCCATGCCGCTTTCTTCGGCCGCCATCTTCGCCAATGCGATACGGTTTTCGTTTGCAGCCTGCGCCGCATGTCTGAAAATCAAATCAACCTGATCTTGGCTGAATTCCGCAAATTTCTTTTGAGCCGCCACAACGCGCTCAATAAGTGCGGACAAATCTTCCGTCGTCTTTACGATCATCTGAGCCTCCTGATCCGATATATAGCTATTTATATATCGATATATATTTATATATTCTTATGAAAAAGATGTCAAGAGAAAAAGGATTTTTTTATAAATTTTTATAGAAAAGCAAAAAAACCGCGGCATAATTCCGCCCGCATCGACAAAAGGGAAAAGATCAGCGGCGGTGAGCAAGCACCATCCGCGTTAATTTTTCTCCGGCTTCCTTAGCCTTTCTCAATCCTTCCGTTTCTTCTTCAAGGGTTTTATGCGGAATAATCAGTTCCAGTATTAACGGAAGTTTATAGGGAGAAGCGGCGATCAATTCGCACACACGTTCCCAATCGGTAACTCCCGTAAAGGGAAGCATGTGCCTGTCCGACTGCTGGATTGAGCCGTCCCGATCGGTCGAAAGCGACATATCGACGGACTTATTGTCATGCAAATGAACGGCAACCAATCTGCTGTAATATCTTTCAAGGAATTCATGTTTACAGTCCGTGCATGCCAAAATCGAATGCCCGGAATCAAAGCATATTCCCATGTATTCGGGAGAATAGCGGTCGAACAACCGGTCAAATTGTTCAAACTGATATTCCTTCGGAGTACACATAATGTTTTCAATCGCAATCCGTACTCTTTTTGCCCTGCAATAGGATTCCATTTCATCGAAGGATTTAAAAGCCTGCTTCCAATACAGTTCTTTAAAGGCGCCGTCCGCTTCAAAATCTTCATAGGGAAGCACCATGTGCAAAACGATTTCTTCCGCGCCGATCGCGTGCGCCAAATCGACTCGGTTTAAAACCAGCTCTATGCCCGACAAGCGGTTGTATTCATAGGGAGAAGTGATGTCTTTTCTTGAATCGCGTAATCGGTGCCGATTTAAAAAACGGTGCTGACCGTCGATAATCCTAAAACGCGTATTTCCTTCGGATGCGTGGACGCCCTTGGCTTTCAGATGATATTTTTCAAGCAGCTCTTTAATTTGTATAATTTCCCATTTCGAGTACAAATATTCAAAATCCCAATCATGGCACCAGTGAACGTGCGAAAAGCCGGCGTCCGCCAGTTTCTTCAGTTGACAGTCCATCGATTCGGGCGATAATTCGTAGATCCCGAAATCGCTTGCCAATGCGAGTTCCATACCGCCTCCTTTTTGCTTCAAGCAAACTCGACAGGTGGATTATTATCCGTCTTGTTCACAATTGTCAATCGCCTATTGACACAATCGGCCTTTTAGTGTAGAGTATTTTTACTTTCCCCTGTAGCTCAGCCGGTAGAGCAACAGACTGTTAATCTGTGGGTCCGCAGTTCAAGCCTGCGCGGGGGAGCTATAAAACTTTTTATAAATCGAAAAGGCTGTCTTAACATCGTTCCAATGCGACCCTGAGACGGCTTTTTTTATGCCCGCGTTCTTTTTTGGTTCTATGGTGTTTTTTGAGTTTGTTTCGTAAAAATTCCGGTAAAAATTTGCTTGACAAAGTCCGAAATTCGGGTTAACGTTAACCTATGGGAACAACATTGTCTTCGGTAGCGCAAAAAACGGGATTTTCGGTGAATACCGTATCGCGTGTATTGCGGGGAGATAAAAACATCAGCACCAAAACGACTCAAATTATAAAAAAAGCCGCAGAAGAGCTGGAATATATTCCGAACTATATTGCAGGCAGTATGCGCCGCAAAGAAACAAAAACAATCGGCGTTATTTCGGCGGATTCCTCAAATCCCTTTTTTGCCGAAATAATTTTAGGCATAGAAGA is a window encoding:
- a CDS encoding sugar phosphate isomerase/epimerase family protein translates to MELALASDFGIYELSPESMDCQLKKLADAGFSHVHWCHDWDFEYLYSKWEIIQIKELLEKYHLKAKGVHASEGNTRFRIIDGQHRFLNRHRLRDSRKDITSPYEYNRLSGIELVLNRVDLAHAIGAEEIVLHMVLPYEDFEADGAFKELYWKQAFKSFDEMESYCRAKRVRIAIENIMCTPKEYQFEQFDRLFDRYSPEYMGICFDSGHSILACTDCKHEFLERYYSRLVAVHLHDNKSVDMSLSTDRDGSIQQSDRHMLPFTGVTDWERVCELIAASPYKLPLILELIIPHKTLEEETEGLRKAKEAGEKLTRMVLAHRR